The sequence below is a genomic window from Gammaproteobacteria bacterium.
CGGCGCAAACTGATGGACCCCGGATACTCGATAAACGCGGGATAAAAAGATGCATTGATCAACGGCGCGATGACCACCGGTAACCGTTGCCTGATTTCTTCAGCCAGCCAGGTTGCAATGATGGCATCATTGTTAAGCGGCAAATGTGGTCCATGTTCTTTCGCTGCCGCACCGAGGGGTATCACGACAACGGGATTGCTCTCAAACCATTGCTCCGCCTCTATCCAGCTCAGCGTTTCAAGTTTGACTCCATGCTTCATGTTTCTCTATGGTTCACTGGATTACCGAGTAGAATTATTCTGATGATAACCCGTGATAAAACTTAATACACAACATCGTTCAATCCGTTTATGCTCGCATGACTTGTATCGGCAGCCGTGCAGATATCGCCGCGCGCAGATATTTATCGCGCTTGAAAAGACAAATACAGGATGAAGAATCAGGAAAGCCATTCAGCATGGAATCCGGGGATTGAATCGGAAATACCGCCCGCCTATCGTGAGCTCGAAACGATTTACAATTCCGCGAACGTTTTCACCACCCTGGCCGAAGTTAATGAACTCGTGGCGGAAACCGGGCTAAGCCCGGAAGAACTGATCAGCTTCCGCCCACATCGGCTGGTTTTGCATGAGCTGATCGTGCGTATTACTGCAGACATCGTGGTACTCGAAGGCGAGTACGAAGAAGATCTCGGTATCAATTTTCGCACCATCGCGCGCAAGATTTTCAGCAAGTATGTCATCCCCAACCTGATGCAGATTGAGCATGGATTTGAAACCATGTGGACCCGGATCGAGGATATTACCCAGCTGGAACTGGAGCGGGCACTGGCACCACAGACACCCACGGTTAGTGCGAAATCTTCCTTCTGGTCGCGGTTGCGGGGTGCCAGTCCGAAGCGGCCTGCAGCTGCTCCGCAAAGCAGGCAGGAACGTGAATTCGAGTTAATTAATAGTTACAAGCAACGCGGTCTCAATGCCGACGACAAATTTTCGCGGGCTGTTTATCGAAGCCTGTACCGGGTTCTGGGGTCGATAGCGACGACCCGCGGATTTGTTGGTAACGATCCGGATTACCTGAAAAATATCTGTGTCCGGCATGCCTGTAATTACCTCGGCAGCCGTGAGATCGGCAACAAGGTCGGCAAACTGGTAGACGAGGCCATCGCCGCCGAAGGCTACGAGCGCATCGCGGATGCCGAGAAACCGATACTGATCAGCCTCAAGGGGGCTTCCGCCGCCGGCAAGAGTTCGTTACGCCCGATGTTGAGCCAGATGATGACCGATCTCGGTATCGAGGATCACGGCTATGGCACGATCAGCCCGGATATCTGGCGTCGTATGCTGCTCGATTACGATGCTCTCGGTGAGAGCTACAAGTACGCCGGCCGGTTTACCAGCCATGAAATCAACATTATCGATACCAAGCTCGATCACTACATCCGGGCCAAGGCCGACCAAAAGCATTCGATTCCGCACCTGATGGTGGACCGGTTTCGCTTCGATAGCTTCGCCAGCGAAAAAATTACCCGCGTCCTGCACAAGACCTACGTGCGTTACATTGACACCATGTATATGTATTTTATCGTAACGCCGCCCGAGGCCACCGTCGAACGCGGTTGGGAACGCGGGCTGGTACGCGGACGCTACAAGGCAGTAGAGGATTTTCTCGGCCACTGCATCGAGGCCTACGCTGGCATGCCCAAACTCCTGTTCAAATGGCTGGCCAACGATAAGCCAAGATACTTTTTCGAGTTTCTCGACAACAGTGTCGCCAAGGGCACCTACCCTGAACTCATCGCCCGCGGCACCCAGGGGCAAATGCAGATCTACCGGGTTCGCCCCCTGATCGACATCGAGCGTTACCAACGCATCAACGTGCTCGCAACCAACCCGGAACAGGTTGCAGCATCGGCCGAACTGTTAGAAGTGGAAAACAATCTCGGATTTCTGCGTCAGTGCATCTCGAAAATTAAACTGATCGAGTTTGTCGACATTAAAACTGACACCAGTTTCCTGGCGATTCGCTCGGGCAGTTTCGATGTCGTCGACGACGATCTTTTCAGGCGAAACCTGGCCGATGAAACCCTGCGCGAGATTGTCGCCTTGCTGGCGCCTGATTTGCTGCCCGAATAGGGACTGGGCTAAACTTCAGGCAACCCGGAGAGGACAACCATGAATAAACCCACCAGGGGTAGCTGCCTGTGCCAGGCCGTCACCTACCAGTTTCAAGGTCCTGAATACATCTTTCAGTACTGCCACTGTTCGCGCTGTCGCAAATTCACCGGCAGTGCCCACGCCAGTAACATCATCGTCGACCCGAAACAGTTCGAATGGTTGAGTGGAGAAGAGTTGGTCGGTCGCTTCGAACACCCGGAGGCCCGGCATTTTGCAACCTGTTTCTGTAAGCAATGCGGTTCCTCCTTACCCTGGCTTTCGCAAAGCGGTACCGCGATGATCATCCCGGCAGGCACCCTGGATGAAGATCCCGGAATCAAACCCACGCAGAACATATTCTGGAAAGATCGAGCATCCTGGCGCGCAGCGGTGGAGGATCTGCCGCAATATGATGAACTGCAGCCGCGCAAGGTAAAAGACTGATACTCGTGCCATGAACAAGCGCGCTGCCCGGGTATTACTGGCTACCTGCCTGTTGATAGCGCTGCAATCGGCACAGTCGGCATACCCCGTCAATCCGCTACTGATCGGCGACTCGATTTATGTTTCACACCAGGGTATTTACAGGTTTGATCAAAAACAGCCCGAGCCACTATGGTCAAGCCTGGTTGGTGTAGAGACATTCGAACCCGTTATTTATGAAACCTTGCTGCTGGTCGGAAGCACGCAAGGCTTGTATGCACTTGAACTCGCAACTGGTCGGATTGCCTGGCACCTCGAGCAGCAGTACACGCTGTTCACACCGAGTGTCTCCACCTGGGCCTTTGCCGGGAGTCTGCATGGTGATCTCTACGCGATCGATCCCGATCACGGGCAAATCATCTGGCGCAGCCAGTTTCCGGGGTGGATTTATTCGCCGGTTGTTAACGAAGCGACGACCCGGCTTTGGGCCGGGGGGCAAGCCCACAGGATTTACGCGCTATCGGCAACCGAAGGTCGTCTCGAAAAGGAAATTGAAACAACCCAGGAATCGGTCTTCAGCCCAATCGATCTCGGCAACAACCGAATTGCGGTCAATCTATTTGACGGTAGCACGCTTGTCATCGACGCACTAAATGAAGCAATCGAAGCCGTGCTGGAAGGCGATTCGCAACCCATGGATCTGCATCATGACGGCAATCGTATTTATCGCAGTCATCGAGACGGAACGCTGAGCGCTTTTGACCGTGAAAAACTTGGATTCAGCTCACGCAAATCGGTCGTCGCCCGGGACTTGGCCATGCATCCTTCGCAGCCCGGATACCTGCTGCTCAGCGACCGTGATCGCAGCGTGATTCTGCTGGATCTCGAACAAGGCGATGATGACTGTCGTATCCAAACCGATGGCCAATGGATTTTACCCCTCCAGACCGATTCCGGGATCATTCTATTTTTTCGGAAATCAATGCAACCTCCTGATCTGACGCTTGTCCAATTTCAGGCACAGTGCAAATAAAAAGGGGAATCCAAATGAAAACAATGAAAGTGTTATACCTGGGAGTTCTTGTATTTTTAACAGGGGGCGTCAACGCGGCAGCGCCTTTTGGGGGTGAAGAGGACGTCAATTACGCCAAGAATTTATGGCAGACCATGCTGGATGCCGGTTATGCCGGAAAAGACGGGCTGATGTCACGACCCTACACCGGCCAACACCCACATGGCGCAATCCTTGATACCATCTCGGGGCAAATCGCCCTCGATGGAAAGCTGCACCACATTATTGTCAAGCGCAACTACGGGGGTGAAGGTGTCAGTATCGCAACGGTCGCGAATGATCCGGTGAAGTATCTGAAAGCCGTTACCGTGATGTTGAAACGCCCCGGCTACGATCCTGAAACCAAGGACTGGTTCTGGGCAAAGTACAAGGCGGACGGTAGCCTCGACACCAATCCAGCAGGCATGATGCTGGCTGGCAAGGTAGCCAAGGGCAAGCCAGCGGGCTGTATTGCCTGTCACACCGCCGCACCTGGCGGCGACATGATGTTTCTGCGTGACTGAAACATTGTTGTCATAGTCGCGTAGGTGGCGGCCCGACGTATCGGAATCTTGGGATTGCGCCATCATTATATTGATCCCGGATATGCGCTACCCGCATTCCGGGATGACTATTAGCCGATTCATTCTCGTGCCAGCGGGAATGACATTTTCTAAAACAGATTCTGCTGCTGGCGCGTAATCTCGTCCATCGACGACCCGATCGCGTTGAGTATCGTGTCTGCAATCGGTGTTAACTGTTTCTCGACGATGTGGTCATAGTCGAGCCTTGCGTTCTGACACTCCAGGGTCTGTGCCCCGGCAACGGTAATCACGTAATCGACCCAGCTCCGGTTGAGATATCTTGACGGTTGTTGCTTCTGCTTGAATTCCGCCTCCGCCTTGATCGCAGCCTGCGCATGGGGCGGAATATTCTTCTGGTACTCTCCAAGTTTCTTATGTAGGCGCTTTCGATACACGAGTTGATGATCGAATTTGCCATCGTAAAGGTCCGCGATCGTTTTTCTTATATATTCGCTATATTCTTCGCCGTCAAAAATTAGCTGGTACAGGGTTTGCTGAAACTCGCGCGCCAGCTCGGTCCAGTCGGTGCGCACGGTTTCCAGGCCCTTGTAAATAATTCTGCGGTTGCCCTGCTCATCATCGATCAAACCTGCGTAGCGCTTCTTGCTGCCCTGGTCCGAACCGCGCATGGTGGGCATGAAAAATTGCCGAAAATGGGTTTCGAACTCCATTTCCAGGCAGGACTCGATGGCGTACTCCTGCTGCAGATGATCGCGCCAG
It includes:
- a CDS encoding GFA family protein; amino-acid sequence: MNKPTRGSCLCQAVTYQFQGPEYIFQYCHCSRCRKFTGSAHASNIIVDPKQFEWLSGEELVGRFEHPEARHFATCFCKQCGSSLPWLSQSGTAMIIPAGTLDEDPGIKPTQNIFWKDRASWRAAVEDLPQYDELQPRKVKD
- a CDS encoding PQQ-like beta-propeller repeat protein, with the protein product MNKRAARVLLATCLLIALQSAQSAYPVNPLLIGDSIYVSHQGIYRFDQKQPEPLWSSLVGVETFEPVIYETLLLVGSTQGLYALELATGRIAWHLEQQYTLFTPSVSTWAFAGSLHGDLYAIDPDHGQIIWRSQFPGWIYSPVVNEATTRLWAGGQAHRIYALSATEGRLEKEIETTQESVFSPIDLGNNRIAVNLFDGSTLVIDALNEAIEAVLEGDSQPMDLHHDGNRIYRSHRDGTLSAFDREKLGFSSRKSVVARDLAMHPSQPGYLLLSDRDRSVILLDLEQGDDDCRIQTDGQWILPLQTDSGIILFFRKSMQPPDLTLVQFQAQCK
- a CDS encoding zeta toxin family protein — encoded protein: MKNQESHSAWNPGIESEIPPAYRELETIYNSANVFTTLAEVNELVAETGLSPEELISFRPHRLVLHELIVRITADIVVLEGEYEEDLGINFRTIARKIFSKYVIPNLMQIEHGFETMWTRIEDITQLELERALAPQTPTVSAKSSFWSRLRGASPKRPAAAPQSRQEREFELINSYKQRGLNADDKFSRAVYRSLYRVLGSIATTRGFVGNDPDYLKNICVRHACNYLGSREIGNKVGKLVDEAIAAEGYERIADAEKPILISLKGASAAGKSSLRPMLSQMMTDLGIEDHGYGTISPDIWRRMLLDYDALGESYKYAGRFTSHEINIIDTKLDHYIRAKADQKHSIPHLMVDRFRFDSFASEKITRVLHKTYVRYIDTMYMYFIVTPPEATVERGWERGLVRGRYKAVEDFLGHCIEAYAGMPKLLFKWLANDKPRYFFEFLDNSVAKGTYPELIARGTQGQMQIYRVRPLIDIERYQRINVLATNPEQVAASAELLEVENNLGFLRQCISKIKLIEFVDIKTDTSFLAIRSGSFDVVDDDLFRRNLADETLREIVALLAPDLLPE
- a CDS encoding cytochrome P460 family protein, whose protein sequence is MKTMKVLYLGVLVFLTGGVNAAAPFGGEEDVNYAKNLWQTMLDAGYAGKDGLMSRPYTGQHPHGAILDTISGQIALDGKLHHIIVKRNYGGEGVSIATVANDPVKYLKAVTVMLKRPGYDPETKDWFWAKYKADGSLDTNPAGMMLAGKVAKGKPAGCIACHTAAPGGDMMFLRD